In the Armatimonadota bacterium genome, CCTGAATGACGGTGAGGAGCAGAGGGATCAGTTGGGGCCGAGGCCGGTGGTCTGTTCGACCCGTTCCTGGGCGGCCATCGCGGCCTTGGTGCCTGGAGCTGTCTCCATAGCCTTTCGCCAGTATCCGAGTGCGATCTCGGTCTGCCCAGCCTGGTACGCCTGATCGCCGAGCTTCACGTTCAGGTTCGCCGCGTTCTCGGTCGCGACGACGGCCGAGCGGCTGCCAGGATCGGCTCGAGCGGCATCCGCCCAGGCGGAGAACGCGCCGTTCATCTGCCCGGCGCGTTCCAGCGCGTTCCCGAGGAGCAGGTACGCATCGGCGTACTTCTCGTCGTACTGGAGAGCCTGTTTGTAGTGTCCGATGGCATCGTACAGGCGGCCGGCCTTATCCTGCTCGACCCCGATCTGCAGGTAACAGGCCGCGATGTTCCTGCGGGTGGTCTTCTCGAGCTCGGGATCGGTAGCGACCCTGAGCACGGCACTGAACTCCTCGATGGCGGCCTGATAGCTCTGGTTCTCGAAGTGCCGCCTGGCGTTCTCGAGGTGGACGCTGATCTGCTGCTGGCTGCCCTGTTGCTGGTACTCGCGGTAAGCCGAACTGAACATCCAGATGAAACCGATCAGTACGCAGCCGATCAGGACCACCGCAGCCAGCACCTTGACGAAATACAGAGCCTCCGATGAGAGCAGAGGTCTCCTGGGAATCTTCGGCAGCCTGAACTGGTCCGACGGCAGCCCGCCGAAGGGATCCGACAAGGGCGGAGGAGGAGGCGGCACGGGATACTGCGGCGTCGGGCCGTAGAGCGGGCCGGGGGCGCTCATCGTCGAGCCGAACGGATCGGGCTGCGGAGAGATATACGCGCCGTTGAAGCCCGTCGCATCCATGTCGGCCGACATCTCTTCAGCAGTGGAATACCGCTGGCTCGGCTCCTTCGACAGCGCTCTTCGGATCACACGCTCGAGGTGAGGCGGTACAGTCGGCGGGACCAGGATCTCCTGATTCATGATGTTGTATGTGATCGTGACGACGGTGTCGCCGGTGAACGGCTTGCGGCCGGTGAGCATCTCAAAGAACATCACTCCGAGGGAGAAGAGATCACTGCGAGTGTCGAGGGGGCGGCCGGCGACCTGCTCGGGCGACATGTAGCTCGGCGTGCCGAAGACCTGCCCGTCGGCAGTGATGGTCGGCTCCTCCATGAGCCGGGCGATCCCGAAGTCGGTGATCTTGACCTGCCCGCCGGGGAGTATATGGACGTTATCCGGCTTGATATCGCGGTGGATGACTCCGTTGGAGTGGGCGTATCCCAGGCCGCTGCTGACCTGCTTCACGATCTCTACCGCGCGATCCACGGAGAGGTTGCCCTCGA is a window encoding:
- a CDS encoding protein kinase — translated: MSTNMLGRYQIIREIGRSNDIVYEAVDPGINRRVALKELLMPPNLSGQQRQERVQRFYREARAAGSLAHPNIVTIYEVGEDQGRHFIAMEFLEGQSLRDVLEIEGNLSVDRAVEIVKQVSSGLGYAHSNGVIHRDIKPDNVHILPGGQVKITDFGIARLMEEPTITADGQVFGTPSYMSPEQVAGRPLDTRSDLFSLGVMFFEMLTGRKPFTGDTVVTITYNIMNQEILVPPTVPPHLERVIRRALSKEPSQRYSTAEEMSADMDATGFNGAYISPQPDPFGSTMSAPGPLYGPTPQYPVPPPPPPLSDPFGGLPSDQFRLPKIPRRPLLSSEALYFVKVLAAVVLIGCVLIGFIWMFSSAYREYQQQGSQQQISVHLENARRHFENQSYQAAIEEFSAVLRVATDPELEKTTRRNIAACYLQIGVEQDKAGRLYDAIGHYKQALQYDEKYADAYLLLGNALERAGQMNGAFSAWADAARADPGSRSAVVATENAANLNVKLGDQAYQAGQTEIALGYWRKAMETAPGTKAAMAAQERVEQTTGLGPN